GCGGTATTTTTCCTGGAGGGCCAATCCAGCGGCCATTTCGTTAAAAGCGTGTGCCAAGTGGCCCACCTCATCCCGCGTCACTGGCACGCGGATGTCATAATTGCCGCGCTGGATCTCTTGTGCGGCTGTCACCAGGTTACGGATAGGGCCGGAAAGGTTACGAGAAATCAGCATTACCAGGGCCAATGCCACCAGGAGTGCGATGATCGTGAGGCTGACGGCGCTACGCCGGAGGTCGTGGATCTCATAGTGCAAGGCAGCCAGCGAATAGAGGTTTACTTGCACTGCCTGAGGGAAGGGGCTTCCAGGATTTAGCACCCTGTAGATGAGCCGATGCGGGGCATTCCCAATGGGCAGCAGGATTTCCTGATTGTCCTGGCCTGTGCGACCGAGCGATTCGGCAATAGCTTTTTCAATGACCTCCTTTTGGTTTTCCGGCACGGAGGTGGAGACCAGCTTTCCCTCGATAAAAATGCCGCCCATGATCTCGCCGTAGTCACTGCGGCGCGTCTGTTCATACAATACTCGGTCGGCGATGGCGGGAAGGGGGAGCCCAAAGACAAGGCCTCCCAGAAAGGTGCCGTCCTGGGGATCCCTTACCGGGGTGATGAAGACCTCGCGCACCTGCTCTCCCCGACGTTCACCCGCTTCGACCAGGAGGTAACCCACCTCTTGCTGATTGAGTATCTCTTCAAACTTGTGATCGCTCAGCCAGGGGATTTTGTCGGAGTTGCGGCGAATTTGCATCGTCTCTACGGACTGCCCTGGAAAGACTGTCACCGCACTGCCGCTGCGTGGCCGCTGATTCATGACAAATTGCCCTTCCGCATTGATCAGGGCGATGAAGGGGGCTGATTGGCCTCCGTTTGGGGGCCGCTGCGGCTCTCCCCGAGGGTTACGCTGCCTGTCATCCCTATTTTCTCCGGGCGGGGGCGATAGCCGGCCCAGGTTGGTGAATTCATTCTGCAGCCGCTCCTGGGCCAGAGATTCCAGGGCGGGTCGCAGATCTCGCCCCGCTTTGGCAAAGTCGCCCTCTTTCATGGCCTGGATCACCTCTGGCTTTTGGGCCATGCGCTCCAGGACGGTGGAAAGGGCGTTGAAGCGGCGGGCCTTGGCCAGCGTCACGGCCGTGATCTGGCTCTCGAACTGCTCCTCAAACAATCGCTGGTAGGTCGCGCTGAACTTCCATTCCGCCAGCATCAGCGCCCCCGTCGTCACTCCTGCGACGACGGGAAAGATCGTCAGGATGAGCTTGGCGCGAAAGCTGGAGAGAAGTTTCATCGGGCAGCACCCTGGATGGTGCTGCAAGGTTTAACTCCGTGTCGAGCCGAAAGCTGCGCAGGAGATGCGAACTGTCTCGTATCGGGCCACTATTTCTTCACGCGCTTCATTTGAAAACTGCCTTCGTCCAGGGCGCACTCATAGGTGGCATGGAACTCATCGCCTTTCACGGTTCCCTGGTAGGTGTACAGTCCACCCGCCCAGCCTGGCATTCGGTGCTGGCCCTCAAACTGGAAATTCTCCGCTCCTTTGCCTGGCTTTACCCGGTGATCCACCCGGTAGGCCCCGCTGAGAAAGCCCGCCCAGGTCGCGTGATAATGGAAGGCATGGTCGCCTTCCTCGTTTTTGACCGGGCCGATGACGCTGCGCAGGCGGCCGTGATGCCCGTTGGATTCACTTTTCCAACTGCCTTCCCAGGCTCCTTCGATGCCTGGCTGCGGGCCGCTTTTCAGGGCCGCTTTCCACTCACGCTGAAAGCCGAGAGTGCAGGAACTGAGCAATGCGCTGAAACACAGGAGAAAAAGCAGTCGAGTCGCCATGTTGGAGGAACGCTCCAAACATGGCTTTTTCAGCAGTCAATTTTGACGGTGAATCAGACCCCGGCCACCACACGCACTTGCTCAGGGGTAATCCCGCGCAGTTGGAAAACACGCAGCAAGGTGTCTTCGATGAGGTTGTTCGGGCAGGAGGCACCGGCTGTGATGCCGATGATCACGGGGCCGTCTTCCGCCAGTTTGTTGGAGTAGCTGGTCTTTTCTGCCTTCAGATGCAGGTCAAAGTGGACGATCTGCTCCAGCGAGGTCAGGCACTCGGCCGTGCGGATGAAAAAGGTGGGAAGCTGCTGCTCGCCGATTTCCACCAGGTGGGTGGTGTTGGAGCTGTTGTAGCCGCCTACGACCAACAGCACATCCAGAGGCTGCTGGAGCAGGAGAAAGAGGGAGTCTTGGCGTTCCTGGGTGGCACCGCAGATGGTATCAAACACCTGGAAATTCTTTTGCGAGGATTCAGGGCCGTCACGGTCTTCGATGGCTTTTTGCAGGCGGCGCTGGATTTCTTCGGTCTCGGACTTCAGCATCGTGGTCTGGTTGGCCACGCCGATACGCTGCAGGTGCAGGTCGGGATCGAATCCTTCAGACAGGGCGCTTGCTCCTTTGAAGCGTTCCAGGAAGGTGGCCTTGTCTCCGCCGCTGCGGATGTAATCACAGACGAAGTCCACGTCTGAAAGGGTTAGCACCACGAGGTAGTGGCCATTGCCTTGGTCGCCCAGCGCACGGGAGGAGGTGGCGCGGGTTTCCTCATGGCTGG
The Prosthecobacter algae genome window above contains:
- a CDS encoding adenylate/guanylate cyclase domain-containing protein, whose product is MKLLSSFRAKLILTIFPVVAGVTTGALMLAEWKFSATYQRLFEEQFESQITAVTLAKARRFNALSTVLERMAQKPEVIQAMKEGDFAKAGRDLRPALESLAQERLQNEFTNLGRLSPPPGENRDDRQRNPRGEPQRPPNGGQSAPFIALINAEGQFVMNQRPRSGSAVTVFPGQSVETMQIRRNSDKIPWLSDHKFEEILNQQEVGYLLVEAGERRGEQVREVFITPVRDPQDGTFLGGLVFGLPLPAIADRVLYEQTRRSDYGEIMGGIFIEGKLVSTSVPENQKEVIEKAIAESLGRTGQDNQEILLPIGNAPHRLIYRVLNPGSPFPQAVQVNLYSLAALHYEIHDLRRSAVSLTIIALLVALALVMLISRNLSGPIRNLVTAAQEIQRGNYDIRVPVTRDEVGHLAHAFNEMAAGLALQEKYRSILNAVADRTVAERLIENREALGGELRDVAMLFCDIRGFTALTEKMPPHEVIELLNEHMTLLTQVAYDHGGIVDKFVGDLIMVLFGAPITTGNDAQRAVACAKEMLDARHSLNQNCRHPLEIGIGIATGNVVAGCMGSDQRLSYTVIGHRVNLASRLCSIAQAGEIVVDADTARELAPDTIMSALPATQLKGISAPVEVFRIH
- a CDS encoding 4-hydroxy-3-methylbut-2-enyl diphosphate reductase is translated as MSAVPSAPAARRVNVRTPEVMERVQAEVETHYRSTLVEAIRAQGSVIQIGNTTVRLARDFGFCYGVERAIDLAYAARRVFADRRVFLLGEIIHNPEVNRQLTEMGIVSIPVSEHEEELAKLNSDDVVIVPAFGAETKLMKIIAERGCMVVDTTCGDVMSVWKRVRNYAKNDFTSIIHGKASHEETRATSSRALGDQGNGHYLVVLTLSDVDFVCDYIRSGGDKATFLERFKGASALSEGFDPDLHLQRIGVANQTTMLKSETEEIQRRLQKAIEDRDGPESSQKNFQVFDTICGATQERQDSLFLLLQQPLDVLLVVGGYNSSNTTHLVEIGEQQLPTFFIRTAECLTSLEQIVHFDLHLKAEKTSYSNKLAEDGPVIIGITAGASCPNNLIEDTLLRVFQLRGITPEQVRVVAGV